One genomic region from Deltaproteobacteria bacterium encodes:
- a CDS encoding sensor histidine kinase, whose amino-acid sequence MHHGPTPEDSAVESVLVNWRHTVANIFLPVSAIVYLPAIVLLVTGQGPPLGGLVRVAVAGCYLTLLSFALWRRIEFRARAWVILACGYALAILMGVSIPHGSFARALPIALPIFTIVLLGSREGWAATAFSAAALFFVPFFHTGQVLPAVLNASTGPPIPSRLAWTQAAAMLALLFAPVILLNRFLQFLMQSLGRLERETRERAAAYRKLEYEMQERRRLEHEVIRVGDEERRRLGNDIHDGVCQKLTGALLRCEALKRRLGLGENLAVGELSMLSSLIEESIDEAHTVAQGLGPLDSDPAALATALGLLIKRTGEASGISCRFETTGNVNVPESSTAQHLYRIAQEAVSNAARHAHAGRIAVTLRGGEDVLLLEVEDDGDGVPDGTSAVGMGFRTMAYRASLLDGELTVSPAPAGGTRVSCQVPRGNLARLEKQREVSKEASHG is encoded by the coding sequence ATGCATCATGGACCAACTCCGGAAGACAGCGCCGTGGAGAGTGTACTAGTCAATTGGCGTCACACGGTTGCAAACATATTCCTGCCCGTCAGCGCCATTGTCTACCTGCCGGCAATCGTTCTCCTGGTCACAGGACAGGGCCCACCGCTCGGAGGGCTGGTGCGAGTCGCAGTGGCCGGGTGCTACCTTACGCTCCTATCTTTTGCTCTCTGGCGCCGGATCGAATTCCGGGCGCGAGCGTGGGTAATCCTGGCCTGCGGGTATGCGCTGGCGATACTAATGGGTGTCTCCATTCCCCATGGTTCCTTCGCGCGCGCGTTGCCGATTGCGTTGCCGATCTTCACAATCGTACTGCTCGGTTCGCGGGAGGGTTGGGCCGCCACGGCGTTCAGCGCCGCGGCCCTCTTCTTCGTCCCATTTTTCCACACCGGCCAGGTGCTGCCTGCAGTGCTCAACGCCTCAACGGGACCTCCGATTCCATCGCGCCTCGCCTGGACACAGGCGGCTGCGATGTTGGCATTGCTGTTCGCCCCTGTGATCCTGTTGAACCGCTTCCTCCAGTTCCTGATGCAGTCATTGGGGAGGCTGGAACGAGAGACTCGCGAGCGGGCCGCGGCATACCGTAAACTCGAATATGAGATGCAGGAGAGGCGGCGTTTGGAGCATGAGGTGATCCGGGTCGGGGATGAGGAGCGACGGCGACTGGGAAACGACATTCACGATGGCGTTTGCCAGAAGCTGACCGGAGCGCTTCTTCGCTGCGAAGCGCTGAAGCGGCGACTGGGGCTGGGTGAAAATCTGGCGGTGGGAGAACTCAGCATGCTCTCGTCGCTGATCGAGGAATCCATCGACGAGGCCCACACGGTAGCTCAGGGGCTGGGGCCGCTGGATTCGGACCCCGCGGCGCTTGCCACGGCCCTGGGACTACTCATCAAGCGGACCGGGGAAGCGTCCGGCATATCTTGCCGGTTCGAAACCACGGGTAATGTGAATGTCCCCGAATCCTCGACCGCCCAGCATCTTTACCGCATCGCTCAGGAAGCCGTGAGCAACGCGGCACGGCATGCACATGCCGGTCGGATCGCCGTGACGTTGCGGGGAGGCGAGGATGTCCTGCTTCTGGAGGTGGAAGATGACGGAGACGGTGTGCCCGACGGGACGTCGGCGGTCGGTATGGGCTTCCGAACAATGGCCTATCGGGCGAGCCTGTTGGATGGTGAGCTCACTGTAAGTCCCGCGCCTGCGGGAGGAACCCGCGTGTCCTGCCAAGTACCGCGCGGCAACCTCGCCAGGCTGGAAAAACAGAGGGAGGTCAGCAAAGAGGCGAGCCATGGATAA
- a CDS encoding radical SAM protein — protein MKLLLTSVFGPYGVDDEYGEKENKMELFHNQVTREQGIFSYRFNHGSQGLYFLKENIDTPTTVLDFPTFKRFKQELRNGYDYIGISFIIPNFKKAKAMARAIRKLSPTSKIILGGHGVNIPNIEGMIDHDVICKGEGVYFLRKLLGENVDKPIRHPLEYSSFNRQVMGAPWPSDSGILITGLGCVNKCRFCATSHFFGNYIPYLKTGQEIFDVCCRYEDEKGITDFGVLDENFLKMKDRALELLELMEKNDRYFTFAIFSSAETLKGIGDLDILVRMGITFVWIGVESKKEVYAKNKNTDFQTLFMQLRKRGISVLASLILFNEDHDKNTIWEDVDFVTALNPDYLQFSPLGPIPGTKLYNDYEKQGKVIKDIPYESQHGQGKIWFHHDHFSRDESEAFLRTAFKTDYKRNGASMLRAIKTSLGGYLYCSDHADERIRRRSKNFQKRLKMMRYFLGASTIFAENRRSETLLKEIKKSYRSQFGRMNLSARFMSLLVVFFSIKEYLRCRIVGDLRVPKTSYRPFNKVYGHEEQPAKSSYAVGLNRKFRTVGTNSLGISEG, from the coding sequence ATGAAATTATTACTTACTTCCGTATTCGGGCCGTATGGGGTTGATGATGAATACGGCGAAAAAGAAAATAAGATGGAGCTCTTTCACAATCAGGTCACCAGAGAACAGGGCATATTCTCCTACAGATTCAATCATGGAAGCCAGGGGCTCTATTTCTTGAAAGAAAATATAGATACGCCCACCACAGTACTGGATTTTCCGACCTTTAAACGCTTTAAACAGGAATTGAGAAACGGATATGATTACATTGGAATCAGCTTTATCATACCCAATTTCAAGAAAGCCAAGGCGATGGCGCGAGCCATTCGTAAATTGTCGCCGACATCAAAAATCATTCTGGGAGGCCACGGGGTAAATATCCCGAATATCGAAGGGATGATCGATCATGATGTGATATGCAAAGGTGAGGGCGTCTATTTCCTGAGAAAACTTTTGGGGGAAAACGTCGATAAACCCATCAGGCATCCTCTCGAATACAGCTCTTTCAACAGGCAGGTCATGGGGGCGCCCTGGCCGTCCGACTCCGGCATTCTTATAACGGGCCTCGGGTGTGTGAATAAGTGCCGTTTTTGCGCCACCTCGCACTTCTTTGGTAATTATATTCCATACTTAAAAACCGGTCAGGAGATCTTTGATGTCTGCTGCCGCTACGAAGACGAAAAAGGTATCACGGATTTCGGGGTGTTGGATGAAAACTTTTTGAAAATGAAAGATCGTGCGCTGGAATTGCTGGAACTGATGGAAAAGAACGATCGTTACTTTACTTTTGCCATCTTCAGTTCCGCCGAAACCCTGAAAGGGATCGGTGACCTGGATATTCTCGTGCGTATGGGGATTACCTTTGTCTGGATCGGCGTTGAATCGAAAAAAGAGGTCTATGCCAAGAACAAAAATACCGATTTTCAGACTCTTTTTATGCAATTAAGGAAAAGGGGCATCAGCGTTTTGGCATCGTTGATCCTGTTTAATGAGGACCACGATAAAAATACGATCTGGGAAGATGTGGACTTTGTGACCGCGTTGAATCCGGATTATCTGCAATTCTCGCCCTTGGGACCGATCCCGGGAACAAAACTATACAATGATTATGAAAAACAGGGAAAAGTAATCAAAGATATCCCCTATGAATCCCAACACGGTCAGGGGAAAATTTGGTTTCATCACGATCATTTTTCAAGAGATGAATCGGAGGCTTTTCTGCGTACCGCTTTTAAAACGGATTACAAAAGAAACGGCGCTTCCATGTTACGAGCCATAAAAACGTCTTTGGGGGGCTACTTATATTGCAGTGACCATGCGGATGAACGCATTCGAAGACGTTCGAAGAATTTCCAAAAGCGCCTTAAAATGATGCGATATTTTCTCGGCGCTTCGACCATTTTTGCTGAAAACCGGCGGAGTGAAACGCTGTTAAAGGAAATCAAGAAATCCTATCGTTCACAATTCGGCAGGATGAATCTCTCTGCCCGGTTCATGTCGTTATTGGTCGTTTTCTTTAGCATCAAAGAGTACTTGCGATGCCGGATCGTTGGAGACCTGAGAGTGCCGAAAACATCCTATCGTCCATTCAATAAGGTTTACGGGCATGAGGAGCAACCGGCCAAATCCTCCTATGCCGTTGGGTTGAACCGGAAATTCCGTACCGTAGGGACGAACAGCCTGGGCATCAGTGAGGGGTAA
- a CDS encoding CoA transferase: protein MTKPLEGVRVLDLTQFESGPSCTLLLGYLGAEVIKVERPGVGEPARTQFLENLDEGDCWYFLMLNSNKKSITLNLKSDEGKTLFKKLVALADVVVENFRPGTMDRLGLGREMLQEINPRLIYASISGYGLSGKYRDYPAFDIIAQAMGGAVSCTGYPDRPPVRCGPSIGDVVGGLNLTIGALAALFHRQTTGKGELVEVSLQESILNLLRSAYQGHYHTGKPIPRIGSRYVGNCPWDTYPTSDGYVVIGALTPDQWANLCEVIGRSDMAHAPGFERSADRYWKHRDEVDGMIANWTADKPKKNVMESLVARGVPCGMVMDSAELLEDPHLLEREMIVEITHPQRGTFKQLASPVRIGDAKLEVTPAPLLGQHNEEIYSQLLGYTLEQLSELIAKKIV from the coding sequence ATGACCAAACCGCTGGAAGGGGTTCGGGTGCTCGATCTCACACAGTTCGAATCCGGCCCGAGTTGCACATTGTTGTTAGGATACCTCGGTGCGGAAGTGATCAAGGTCGAAAGGCCGGGAGTCGGAGAACCGGCGCGAACCCAGTTTCTGGAGAACCTCGATGAGGGAGACTGCTGGTACTTCCTGATGTTGAACTCGAACAAGAAGAGCATCACGCTGAATCTGAAGAGCGACGAGGGGAAAACCCTGTTCAAAAAACTGGTCGCCCTGGCCGACGTGGTCGTCGAGAATTTCAGGCCGGGAACCATGGACCGGCTGGGTCTGGGACGGGAGATGCTCCAGGAGATCAATCCGCGCCTCATCTATGCGTCCATCAGCGGGTATGGTCTTTCAGGCAAGTACCGGGACTACCCCGCGTTTGACATCATTGCCCAGGCCATGGGCGGAGCCGTGTCCTGCACCGGGTATCCCGACCGGCCGCCGGTGCGGTGCGGTCCGTCCATCGGAGACGTGGTGGGCGGACTCAATCTTACCATCGGCGCCCTTGCGGCCCTATTCCATCGACAAACAACCGGCAAGGGCGAGTTGGTCGAGGTTTCGCTCCAGGAGTCCATCCTGAACCTGCTGCGCTCGGCCTATCAGGGGCACTACCACACGGGGAAACCCATACCGCGCATTGGAAGCCGGTATGTGGGCAACTGCCCGTGGGACACCTACCCCACCAGCGACGGGTATGTGGTTATCGGGGCCCTCACGCCGGACCAGTGGGCGAATCTCTGCGAGGTCATCGGCAGAAGCGACATGGCCCACGCGCCGGGTTTCGAGCGAAGCGCGGACCGCTACTGGAAACACAGGGACGAGGTGGACGGCATGATCGCGAACTGGACGGCAGACAAACCAAAGAAGAACGTCATGGAAAGCCTCGTGGCGCGCGGAGTCCCTTGCGGCATGGTCATGGACAGCGCGGAACTCCTAGAGGATCCTCACCTCCTCGAACGAGAGATGATTGTGGAAATTACGCATCCCCAACGGGGAACGTTCAAGCAATTGGCCTCTCCAGTCCGGATCGGAGACGCGAAACTCGAGGTCACGCCCGCTCCCCTGCTGGGACAGCATAACGAAGAGATCTACTCCCAGCTTTTGGGGTACACGTTGGAGCAGTTGTCCGAGTTGATCGCCAAGAAGATCGTCTAG
- a CDS encoding lysophospholipid acyltransferase family protein produces MGDSLENLKLDLISYVGTPLVKAWFSTVRVDILKPGNFQRILSRKERFIFATWHRGAIFFLYHLGYIHAMVMFSQSRDGEYITRFAERTGTIPARGSSSRGGGEALRKMVRHLKNGGLYCSTVLDGPRGPAFKSKPGMVLLAQLTGVPVMPVLWSTRNPITFKKTWDATMLPRPFGKAVVLYEDPIVVPRGGPEVLETYNRILERRLNEMKDRLDRMCGYASPV; encoded by the coding sequence AAGCCTGGTTTTCCACCGTTCGCGTGGATATTCTCAAGCCCGGCAACTTCCAGCGCATCCTATCCCGAAAAGAACGGTTCATCTTTGCCACCTGGCACAGGGGAGCCATTTTTTTCCTGTATCACCTGGGGTATATCCACGCCATGGTGATGTTCAGCCAGAGCCGGGACGGCGAGTATATCACCCGTTTCGCCGAGCGAACGGGCACCATACCCGCACGCGGGTCCAGCAGCCGGGGGGGTGGGGAAGCCCTGCGGAAGATGGTGCGACACCTGAAAAACGGGGGGCTGTACTGCTCGACCGTGCTGGACGGTCCCAGGGGTCCCGCGTTCAAGTCAAAACCGGGCATGGTGCTTCTGGCGCAGCTCACCGGAGTGCCCGTCATGCCGGTGCTGTGGTCGACCCGTAATCCCATTACGTTCAAAAAAACATGGGATGCGACCATGTTGCCGAGGCCTTTCGGCAAGGCGGTGGTCCTGTACGAAGATCCGATTGTCGTGCCGCGCGGCGGCCCGGAAGTGCTCGAAACGTACAACCGGATTCTCGAACGTCGGCTGAACGAGATGAAAGACCGGCTGGATCGGATGTGCGGATATGCATCTCCGGTTTAG
- a CDS encoding Cys-tRNA(Pro) deacylase, whose protein sequence is MSTRAIQFLGKQGVPYGVVKYEHIEKGAEFASQAIGLPLEQTIKTLVVDVSPEGPVFLLMPGHVQADMKALAKALKAKRAALADTKTAERLTGYLVGGISPFGSKKRLPVYMEASLLDHREVAINGGQRGTLLIMSPRDILKAASARTITVSQ, encoded by the coding sequence ATGTCCACTCGAGCGATCCAGTTTCTGGGTAAACAAGGCGTCCCTTACGGGGTCGTGAAATACGAGCATATCGAGAAGGGGGCGGAATTCGCTTCGCAGGCCATCGGGTTGCCTTTGGAGCAGACCATCAAGACGCTGGTGGTGGATGTGTCCCCCGAGGGTCCGGTTTTTCTGCTCATGCCGGGGCACGTGCAGGCGGATATGAAAGCCCTCGCCAAGGCGCTGAAAGCCAAACGAGCCGCCCTGGCGGATACCAAAACAGCGGAACGCCTCACGGGCTACCTCGTGGGAGGCATCAGTCCTTTCGGCAGCAAGAAGAGGCTGCCCGTGTACATGGAAGCGTCATTACTGGATCATCGAGAAGTGGCGATCAACGGCGGACAGCGGGGAACCCTGCTGATCATGTCGCCCCGGGACATTCTGAAAGCGGCCTCCGCGCGCACGATTACCGTATCTCAATGA
- a CDS encoding HAMP domain-containing histidine kinase, with amino-acid sequence MSQLKWFLHPILIFIFSIAAVALSLILYIYWYVEVSTGLKSVIERGKLDPDQVLASQTWVVILVLSILVGIILMGLFTIFVYNQKTFQLYRLQRNFISNFTHELKTPVTSLKLYLETFRKYELTREEQLRYIGYMVQDADRLTHHINRILDLARVESKTYGGEFVREDLVQEVGRFYEKNRHLFDGSEIHIHNPSGRSFQYPVNPALFEILLMNLFTNAIKYNESEIPRLDITFEPGGRRLHIRFEDNGIGLPKSEFRKVFRKFYQIGRSDDMSAKGTGLGLHLVENIARLHKGRMTAESRGSGKGSVFSLILPLKAPGA; translated from the coding sequence ATGAGTCAATTGAAGTGGTTTCTTCACCCGATTCTTATATTCATCTTTTCCATCGCGGCCGTGGCCCTGTCCCTCATATTGTACATCTACTGGTATGTGGAGGTCAGTACGGGGTTGAAGAGCGTGATCGAGAGAGGCAAGCTCGATCCCGATCAGGTTCTGGCTTCGCAAACCTGGGTAGTGATACTGGTGCTCTCCATCCTTGTGGGGATCATCCTGATGGGCCTGTTCACCATCTTTGTTTATAATCAAAAGACATTCCAGCTCTACCGCCTCCAGCGTAACTTTATCAGCAATTTTACACACGAACTGAAAACCCCCGTCACGTCGTTGAAACTGTATCTGGAGACGTTTCGGAAATATGAGCTGACCCGGGAAGAGCAACTCAGGTATATCGGGTACATGGTTCAGGACGCCGACCGGCTGACCCACCATATCAACCGCATCTTGGACCTCGCAAGAGTCGAGAGCAAGACCTATGGCGGAGAGTTCGTGAGGGAGGACCTCGTTCAGGAGGTCGGGCGGTTTTATGAAAAGAACCGTCATCTCTTCGATGGGTCTGAAATACACATCCACAATCCTTCGGGACGATCCTTCCAGTACCCCGTCAATCCCGCCCTGTTCGAGATTCTGCTGATGAATCTGTTCACCAATGCGATCAAGTATAATGAATCCGAAATTCCCCGGCTGGACATCACCTTTGAACCTGGGGGGAGGCGATTGCATATCCGTTTTGAAGACAACGGCATCGGACTTCCGAAGTCGGAATTCCGGAAGGTCTTCAGAAAATTTTATCAGATCGGCCGCTCGGACGATATGTCGGCTAAGGGTACCGGCCTCGGCCTGCATCTGGTTGAAAACATCGCCCGGTTGCATAAAGGAAGAATGACCGCCGAATCGAGAGGGAGTGGAAAGGGTTCCGTTTTTTCCCTGATTCTGCCCCTGAAAGCTCCCGGGGCTTGA
- a CDS encoding response regulator transcription factor — protein sequence MGDSAETRILVVEDEAHLAEGLKLNLTLKGYDVTIAADGNSALQKWKEWRPDLIVLDIMLPGIDGLSVLRNIRLEDERLPILILSARGEPDDRIKGFSYGVDDYLAKPFNLDEFLLRVERLLTRQTWTRGGSGSDAKNVSSLPRIYEFGGNRIDFQTLKADGPSGPISLTEQEARLLRLFIANRGKPLSRRKLLEIGWGYPRGTTTRTVDNFIVRFRKYFERDPKRPVYFKSLRSVGYLFDHDPDTKE from the coding sequence ATGGGTGATTCCGCCGAGACACGAATCCTGGTGGTGGAAGATGAAGCGCACCTGGCGGAGGGTCTGAAACTGAACCTGACGCTTAAAGGGTATGATGTGACGATCGCCGCGGATGGGAACTCGGCCCTGCAAAAGTGGAAAGAATGGCGGCCGGACTTGATCGTGCTGGACATCATGCTCCCGGGGATTGACGGGCTGTCGGTCCTTCGAAATATCCGTCTCGAGGACGAACGTCTTCCGATTCTGATACTGTCGGCCAGAGGAGAGCCCGATGACCGGATAAAGGGGTTCTCGTACGGCGTGGACGATTATCTTGCCAAGCCTTTTAATCTGGATGAGTTTTTGCTCCGGGTGGAGCGGCTTTTGACGCGGCAGACCTGGACCCGGGGAGGGTCCGGATCAGACGCAAAAAACGTTTCCTCACTGCCCCGGATCTATGAGTTCGGCGGAAACAGGATCGATTTTCAGACCCTGAAGGCCGACGGTCCGTCCGGGCCGATCAGCCTGACCGAGCAGGAAGCCAGGCTTTTGAGGCTTTTTATTGCCAACCGAGGTAAACCCCTTTCGAGAAGAAAACTCCTGGAAATCGGCTGGGGGTACCCTCGAGGCACCACAACGAGGACAGTAGACAATTTCATTGTCAGATTCAGGAAATATTTTGAACGCGACCCCAAAAGGCCCGTCTATTTTAAAAGCCTCCGATCGGTGGGATATCTCTTCGATCACGACCCGGACACGAAGGAATGA
- a CDS encoding response regulator transcription factor, with translation MDNDRENSSKPLRVLIVDDHPAVRQGLGLLLGTEGITVCAEAGGCAEALARVDEHQPDVVLVDLSLGDEDGFALLEDLRERALPSLVYSMHEDGRRIVSAFSAGALGYVTKREVHGVLALAIREVAAGRRFVSPRAAVALAQQAISGQTDEVYGELSRQEKKVYRLLGQGETTKQIAAAMDISTRTVESYCARILVKLGLEGMSELRRHAISYFHKHTF, from the coding sequence ATGGATAACGACCGGGAGAACAGCTCGAAGCCCCTCCGAGTCCTGATTGTAGATGACCACCCGGCGGTTCGCCAGGGTCTGGGGTTGCTGCTGGGGACGGAGGGAATCACTGTTTGCGCGGAAGCGGGCGGGTGCGCCGAGGCTCTGGCGCGCGTGGACGAGCATCAACCGGATGTGGTGCTTGTGGATCTTTCGCTGGGTGATGAGGACGGCTTCGCCCTTCTCGAAGATCTGCGTGAGCGCGCTCTGCCTTCTCTGGTCTACTCGATGCACGAAGACGGACGGCGCATCGTGAGCGCCTTCTCCGCCGGTGCTCTCGGATATGTCACGAAGCGGGAGGTTCATGGGGTGCTCGCCTTGGCCATTCGAGAGGTGGCCGCGGGCCGCAGGTTCGTCAGCCCCAGGGCGGCTGTCGCTTTGGCCCAACAGGCCATATCCGGGCAAACGGACGAGGTCTACGGGGAGTTGAGCCGTCAGGAGAAAAAGGTCTACCGTCTCTTGGGTCAAGGCGAGACTACCAAGCAGATCGCCGCGGCCATGGACATCAGCACCCGTACAGTTGAATCCTACTGCGCCCGTATTCTGGTAAAGCTGGGCCTGGAAGGGATGAGCGAACTCCGGCGCCACGCCATTAGTTATTTCCATAAGCACACCTTCTGA